One window of Arcobacter sp. CECT 8983 genomic DNA carries:
- a CDS encoding P-loop NTPase fold protein, with translation MENKIQYISNKPIGEDSFIGKSHDNIANSIAEHIMDESHPMKVIGLEGEWGSGKSNIIEIIKNKLNSTHYVYIYDSWGHQEDSQRRAFLEEMTEELEENNLLTKKTQYKNINGKTLNISWQEKIKFLLARKKETNKKTIPKLSIGLILIGLIVVLTPILALISQLIGNNPQENIIVKILFSSSVVILAIVSFIIYTFYKKFIHKNKEWANLSSFFYLYKGKELENTTFEILSDLEPSVKEFKNWIRSISSGLKDKQLLIVYDNMDRLPPKKVEEIWSSIHTFFAEEQYDKIHIIIPFDRKHLQKAFEYEENTSQIDEFINKTFSLIYRVTPPILTDWKNYFHIKYHEAFKNSEDEELPLVVSIFDRLKERFTPRDIIVFLNEIVSYKKIWKDEIPLRYIALFVLSKESILEDTHKNILDNNYLKTTDELFSKDKELQNYISALVFNVPVYQAYQVLLIRDLELTLRDEEDALDINELANNIHFIEILEVVIESNNIVLDKAIKVLANLDKEKLQGENKEKRLEYIWNLLVTKQLKNDITMLYFNEDYQNLLLNSSSESKIKLLGFLTEQFNNLKEINGKDYYECFNELDGFIKKEAIEFNLQDNIKEIKVENDVFLDYLQTAGKDYETYKLTTAYEKIDTFVENKIPGEIKNLHLVDLSNILSECDFQNTKKKIETIITSNQLTKDNFYQLLSIYKSISEDKPLAQIVTMPNLYQLLEKVTEEDLGFYDLVALRIKYSNQYRHNTCSAQPQLWQDRLIDTLELNDEKTVKEVAKQIEYYISYGDLLLLSITWQKPLLKEVCKDLVFHRYSGMRRMDIKESLKNFENIKTSLDISEEDLLNSFERWTKFAKDEITQENIQEVITDYEFYNYSVSISLNLTEYINKTIEAFINSLEQESLIEEWNDNSSYIYNTLHIFMKQNKIKKLPDNVFNALKEILVQISKSETVLSEENSIWSFFIDNADKKKLTPTIKDIRDYFIRENNIDCAKFQFFEKLFREIGDLNDKSGDVTRTIFTKIISSDDCLNIILGNEKFYSEIINAAGDDAENFKDIFLNKFKVDNENTKLKIFAKKINVNVEEKKETK, from the coding sequence ATGGAAAATAAAATTCAATATATAAGTAATAAACCAATAGGAGAAGATTCTTTTATTGGTAAATCTCATGACAATATAGCTAATAGTATAGCAGAGCATATTATGGATGAATCTCATCCTATGAAAGTTATAGGTTTAGAAGGTGAATGGGGATCGGGTAAATCAAATATTATTGAAATAATAAAAAATAAACTTAATTCTACCCACTATGTTTATATTTACGACTCTTGGGGTCATCAAGAAGATTCTCAAAGAAGAGCATTCCTAGAAGAAATGACTGAAGAACTAGAAGAGAATAATTTATTAACAAAAAAAACACAATATAAAAATATTAATGGAAAAACATTAAATATATCATGGCAAGAAAAAATTAAATTTCTTCTTGCTAGAAAAAAAGAAACAAATAAAAAGACAATACCTAAATTAAGTATTGGGTTAATTCTTATTGGATTAATTGTAGTTCTAACTCCTATTCTTGCATTAATTTCTCAGCTAATTGGAAATAATCCACAAGAAAATATAATAGTAAAAATACTGTTTTCTTCATCTGTAGTGATTTTAGCAATAGTTAGTTTTATTATTTATACTTTTTATAAAAAGTTTATACATAAAAATAAAGAGTGGGCTAATTTATCATCATTTTTCTACCTATACAAAGGCAAAGAGTTAGAAAATACAACTTTTGAAATATTGTCAGATTTAGAGCCATCAGTAAAAGAGTTTAAGAATTGGATTAGATCTATATCAAGTGGATTAAAAGATAAACAGCTTTTAATAGTCTATGATAATATGGATAGACTTCCTCCTAAAAAAGTTGAAGAGATATGGTCATCTATCCATACTTTTTTTGCAGAAGAGCAATATGACAAAATACATATAATTATTCCATTTGATAGAAAACATCTTCAAAAAGCTTTTGAATACGAAGAAAATACAAGCCAAATTGATGAATTTATAAATAAAACCTTTTCATTAATATATAGAGTTACTCCTCCTATCTTAACTGATTGGAAAAACTACTTTCACATAAAATACCATGAAGCTTTTAAAAATAGTGAAGATGAAGAATTACCGTTAGTCGTATCAATATTTGATAGACTCAAGGAAAGATTTACACCAAGAGATATTATCGTATTTCTAAATGAAATTGTTAGTTATAAAAAAATATGGAAAGATGAAATACCTTTAAGGTATATTGCTCTTTTTGTATTGAGTAAAGAATCAATTTTAGAAGATACTCATAAAAATATACTAGATAATAATTATTTGAAAACTACGGATGAACTATTTTCTAAAGATAAAGAATTACAAAATTATATTTCAGCTTTAGTATTTAATGTACCTGTATATCAGGCGTATCAAGTATTATTGATTAGAGATTTAGAATTAACTTTAAGAGATGAAGAAGATGCATTAGATATTAATGAGTTAGCAAATAATATACATTTTATTGAAATATTAGAGGTAGTTATTGAATCAAATAACATAGTATTGGATAAAGCTATCAAAGTATTAGCTAACCTTGATAAAGAAAAACTACAAGGTGAAAATAAAGAAAAAAGACTTGAATATATATGGAATTTACTAGTTACTAAACAATTGAAGAATGATATAACAATGTTGTATTTTAACGAGGACTATCAAAACTTATTACTTAATTCATCAAGTGAAAGCAAAATAAAATTACTTGGATTTTTAACAGAACAATTTAATAATCTTAAAGAAATCAATGGAAAGGACTACTATGAATGCTTTAATGAATTAGACGGCTTTATTAAAAAAGAAGCTATAGAATTTAACTTGCAAGATAACATCAAAGAAATAAAAGTAGAAAATGATGTATTTTTAGATTACTTACAAACTGCTGGTAAAGACTATGAAACATATAAACTTACTACAGCTTATGAAAAGATAGATACATTTGTAGAAAATAAAATACCTGGTGAAATCAAAAATCTACATTTAGTTGATCTATCAAATATTTTATCTGAATGTGATTTTCAAAATACTAAGAAAAAAATTGAAACAATAATTACATCAAATCAATTAACAAAAGATAATTTTTATCAGTTACTGAGTATTTACAAATCAATCTCAGAAGATAAACCGTTAGCTCAAATTGTAACTATGCCTAACTTATATCAATTACTAGAAAAAGTTACAGAAGAAGATTTAGGTTTTTATGATTTAGTTGCGTTAAGAATTAAATATTCAAATCAATATAGACACAATACATGTAGTGCACAACCTCAGCTATGGCAAGACAGATTAATAGATACTTTGGAATTAAATGATGAAAAAACAGTTAAAGAAGTAGCAAAACAAATTGAGTACTATATTAGCTATGGAGATTTATTGCTTCTTTCTATAACATGGCAAAAGCCTTTATTAAAAGAAGTTTGTAAAGATTTAGTTTTTCACAGATATAGCGGTATGAGAAGAATGGATATAAAAGAATCCTTAAAGAATTTTGAAAATATTAAAACTTCATTAGATATTAGCGAAGAAGATTTACTTAATTCTTTTGAACGATGGACAAAATTTGCAAAAGATGAAATTACACAAGAAAATATACAAGAAGTAATAACAGATTATGAATTTTATAACTATTCTGTTTCTATATCTTTAAATTTAACAGAATATATTAATAAAACAATAGAAGCATTTATTAACTCACTAGAACAAGAATCTTTAATAGAAGAATGGAATGATAATAGCTCTTATATATATAATACACTTCACATCTTCATGAAACAAAATAAAATCAAGAAGCTTCCTGATAATGTTTTTAATGCACTTAAAGAAATACTAGTTCAAATATCAAAGTCTGAAACAGTCTTATCCGAAGAAAACTCTATATGGAGCTTTTTTATAGATAATGCAGATAAGAAAAAACTCACTCCAACTATCAAAGATATAAGAGACTATTTTATTAGAGAGAATAATATCGATTGTGCTAAGTTTCAGTTTTTTGAAAAGCTATTTAGAGAAATTGGTGATTTAAATGATAAATCAGGAGATGTTACAAGAACTATTTTTACTAAAATTATTTCCAGTGATGATTGTTTAAATATAATACTAGGGAATGAAAAATTTTATTCTGAAATCATCAATGCTGCAGGAGATGATGCAGAGAATTTTAAAGATATATTTTTAAATAAATTCAAAGTAGATAATGAGAATACAAAGTTAAAAATATTTGCAAAAAAAATAAATGTCAATGTTGAAGAGAAAAAAGAAACTAAATAA
- the rraA gene encoding ribonuclease E activity regulator RraA has product MNFYTADICDGHPDKVHVLDNEFKNYGAKDKFCAQVVTVKLDKNNSELIKILRDEDGTGKIVVVDVDDEYFAVVGENLMKFAHANGYEAILVNGYVRDTEQIKDIPVALYARGTCPRKYIPETKGERNIELSFCGVQFNDGDYVYADVDGIILAKEKIV; this is encoded by the coding sequence ATGAATTTTTATACTGCTGATATTTGTGATGGACATCCAGATAAAGTACACGTACTAGACAATGAATTTAAAAACTATGGTGCAAAAGATAAGTTTTGTGCACAAGTTGTAACTGTAAAATTAGATAAAAACAATAGTGAACTTATTAAGATTTTAAGAGATGAAGATGGAACTGGTAAGATAGTAGTTGTTGATGTAGATGATGAGTATTTTGCAGTTGTAGGTGAAAACCTAATGAAATTTGCCCATGCAAATGGTTATGAAGCTATTTTAGTAAATGGATATGTGCGAGATACAGAGCAAATAAAAGATATTCCGGTTGCACTTTATGCAAGGGGAACTTGTCCTAGAAAATATATTCCAGAAACAAAAGGTGAAAGAAATATTGAATTGTCTTTTTGTGGAGTACAGTTTAATGATGGGGATTATGTTTACGCAGATGTGGATGGAATAATACTAGCAAAAGAGAAAATTGTCTAA
- a CDS encoding response regulator: MQSLKELVEFSKELKVLFIEDNLDVREQLYKLLKNFFSNIDVCFNGKEALQQYKNHQINSSDFYDLVITDISMPKLDGIELCKEILLINKEQKILVISAHTEKEKLAQLNEIGVTYILQKPVEHDNLISTLTNLINSIKQSKEEN; encoded by the coding sequence ATGCAAAGTTTAAAAGAATTAGTAGAATTTAGTAAAGAATTAAAGGTACTTTTCATTGAAGATAACCTTGATGTTAGAGAACAATTATATAAACTTTTAAAAAATTTCTTTTCTAATATAGATGTATGTTTTAATGGTAAAGAGGCATTACAACAATATAAAAATCACCAAATAAATAGTAGTGATTTTTATGATTTGGTAATTACAGATATTAGTATGCCAAAACTTGATGGTATTGAACTTTGTAAAGAGATTTTATTGATAAATAAAGAGCAAAAGATTTTAGTTATTTCTGCACATACAGAAAAAGAAAAATTAGCTCAACTAAATGAGATAGGAGTAACATATATACTTCAAAAGCCTGTAGAACATGATAATCTAATAAGTACTTTAACAAACTTAATTAATAGTATTAAACAAAGTAAAGAAGAGAATTAA
- a CDS encoding ABC-F family ATP-binding cassette domain-containing protein, with translation MIQLKNLSKHFGEKTLFTDLNLILGQGQKVGLVGRNGTGKSTLFKLILGEEQADDGEILIPKNYKIGALKQHLEFSEKTLVDETALALSEDDKYSIYKVEKILFGLGFSHEDLQKDPLSFSGGYQIRINLAKLLITEPNLLLLDEPTNYLDILSLRWLKNFLKSFDGEVIIITHDRDFMDTVCTHTMGIVRQSLFMLEGNTHKFYAQLEANDEHYEKQKEAQDKKRKELEEFIAKNKARASTAAQAQSKVKLLEKMDEMDSIVDEATLEFDFNYKDTPAKVLLDVKDLSFGYQENEILFKDISFTLKKGETLGIIGKNGKGKSTLLNNIAKELTPLSGTIDYHGTTVFGHFGQTNISHLNLNNTIMDEIYVSNAKLPESTVRGICGSMMFSGDDVKKKISLLSGGEKSRVMLGQILAKDVNLLFLDEPTNHLDMQSIDSLTKAIKNFQGSCIIVTHSEELLRQVCDRLIVFAKDGADYFDGTYDEFLEKIGWEDEEGEEQKEKPKQPKVNKKENKKLRASIIQERSKETNPLKKKIEKLEASIMEIEDYIEKQQAELIQASNQGDNSKIIELSQVIKKQEDEVEQMFESLEENQLKLDELMALYDKKLEEI, from the coding sequence ATGATACAACTAAAAAATCTTTCAAAACATTTTGGTGAAAAGACACTATTTACAGATTTAAATTTAATATTAGGACAAGGTCAAAAAGTTGGGCTTGTAGGAAGAAATGGTACAGGTAAATCTACACTATTTAAACTTATTTTAGGTGAAGAGCAAGCTGATGATGGGGAGATTTTAATTCCTAAAAACTATAAGATAGGGGCTTTAAAACAGCACTTAGAGTTTAGTGAAAAAACATTAGTGGATGAAACTGCATTAGCTTTAAGTGAAGATGATAAGTATTCTATTTATAAAGTAGAGAAGATACTTTTTGGTCTAGGGTTTTCTCATGAAGATTTACAAAAAGATCCTTTATCTTTTTCTGGTGGTTATCAAATTAGAATAAACCTAGCAAAACTTTTAATTACAGAACCAAATTTATTACTTCTAGATGAGCCTACAAACTACTTAGATATTCTTTCTTTAAGATGGTTAAAGAACTTTTTAAAAAGTTTTGATGGTGAAGTTATCATCATCACACACGATAGAGACTTTATGGATACTGTTTGTACACACACAATGGGTATTGTAAGACAATCTTTATTTATGCTTGAAGGAAATACTCATAAGTTCTATGCTCAACTTGAAGCAAATGATGAACATTATGAAAAACAAAAAGAAGCACAAGATAAAAAAAGAAAAGAGTTAGAAGAGTTTATTGCTAAGAATAAAGCAAGAGCTTCAACAGCTGCACAAGCTCAATCAAAAGTAAAACTTTTAGAAAAAATGGATGAGATGGATTCTATTGTAGATGAAGCAACTTTAGAGTTTGACTTTAACTATAAAGATACTCCTGCGAAAGTTTTACTTGATGTAAAAGATTTAAGCTTTGGATATCAAGAGAATGAAATACTTTTTAAAGATATCTCTTTTACTCTAAAAAAAGGTGAAACTTTAGGAATCATTGGTAAAAATGGTAAAGGTAAATCTACACTTCTAAATAATATTGCAAAAGAGCTAACTCCTCTTAGTGGAACTATAGATTATCATGGGACAACTGTTTTTGGGCATTTTGGTCAAACAAATATTTCTCACTTAAATCTAAACAATACAATCATGGATGAAATTTATGTTTCAAATGCAAAACTTCCTGAATCTACAGTTAGAGGTATCTGTGGTTCTATGATGTTTAGTGGAGATGATGTTAAAAAGAAAATCTCACTTTTATCAGGGGGCGAAAAAAGTAGGGTAATGTTAGGACAAATCTTAGCAAAAGATGTAAACCTTTTATTTCTAGATGAGCCTACAAACCACCTTGATATGCAATCAATTGACTCACTTACAAAAGCTATTAAAAACTTTCAAGGTTCTTGTATTATTGTAACTCACTCAGAAGAGTTATTAAGACAAGTATGTGATAGACTTATTGTTTTCGCTAAAGATGGAGCTGATTATTTTGATGGAACTTATGATGAGTTCTTAGAGAAAATTGGTTGGGAAGATGAAGAAGGTGAAGAACAAAAAGAGAAACCAAAACAGCCTAAAGTAAATAAAAAAGAGAACAAAAAACTAAGAGCTTCGATTATTCAAGAAAGAAGTAAAGAAACGAATCCATTAAAAAAGAAAATAGAAAAACTTGAAGCTTCTATTATGGAAATAGAGGACTATATTGAAAAACAACAAGCAGAACTAATCCAAGCTTCAAATCAAGGTGATAATAGCAAGATTATAGAGCTATCTCAAGTTATCAAAAAACAAGAAGATGAAGTAGAGCAGATGTTTGAGTCTTTAGAAGAGAATCAACTAAAACTAGATGAGTTAATGGCTTTATATGATAAGAAGTTAGAAGAGATTTAG
- the lpdA gene encoding dihydrolipoyl dehydrogenase, with translation MGKIVDILIPDLGADKDVDLIEVMVEVGDTVEVEDGLITLETEKASMDVPTTEAGVIKEILVKVGDKVNSGDLIAKVEVEEEGDSEDKAEETPSKEEVKETAAPAEKTTSSKPAPSNVEVSANAKEVKGQVLVIGAGPGGYSAAFRCADLGLDTVLVERHPTLGGVCLNVGCIPSKALLHVAKVIDEAAHIEHAGIKFPKPEIDLPGVAAYKSGVVKKLTDGLSAMAKMRKVTVVQGVAKFVDEHTVIVNHTDKEGEQTKVSFDNCIIAAGSQSSKMGFIPHEDPRIWDSTNALEVKEVPKRLLVMGGGIIGLEMATVYQRLGSEIDVVVRGPQVMTGTDKDIVKVYTKANEKKFNFMFKTQTQAIIPKQEGIYVEFKGDNAPAEPQTYDAVLVAMGRTPNGLNIGLENTGVEVDDKGFISVDNQMRTKVPHIFAIGDIIGQPMLAHKAVHEGHVAAEVIAGHKVFFEPKQIPGIAYTFPEIATAGMSEIEAKEAGINYEVASFPWSASGRALASDVSETGMTKLIFDKDTHQLIGGSLVGENAGELLGEISLALEMDCDAEDIGLTIHAHPTLHESVGMCAEIFHGSITDLPNKKAVKKK, from the coding sequence ATGGGTAAAATTGTTGATATTCTTATTCCTGATTTAGGTGCAGATAAAGATGTAGATTTAATTGAAGTTATGGTTGAAGTTGGTGATACTGTAGAAGTAGAAGATGGACTTATTACTTTAGAGACTGAAAAAGCTTCTATGGATGTTCCAACAACAGAGGCAGGTGTTATTAAAGAGATTCTTGTAAAAGTTGGTGATAAAGTAAACTCTGGCGATTTAATTGCTAAAGTTGAAGTTGAAGAAGAGGGTGATTCAGAAGATAAAGCAGAAGAAACACCATCAAAAGAAGAAGTAAAAGAAACAGCAGCACCAGCTGAAAAAACTACTTCTTCTAAACCAGCACCTTCAAATGTTGAAGTAAGTGCAAATGCAAAAGAAGTAAAAGGTCAAGTTCTTGTAATTGGAGCAGGACCTGGTGGATATTCTGCTGCATTTAGATGTGCTGATTTGGGTTTAGATACTGTTTTAGTAGAAAGACACCCAACTTTAGGTGGAGTTTGTTTAAATGTTGGTTGTATTCCTTCAAAAGCATTACTTCATGTTGCTAAAGTTATTGATGAAGCAGCACATATTGAGCATGCTGGTATCAAATTCCCTAAACCAGAAATTGATTTACCAGGTGTAGCAGCATATAAATCAGGAGTTGTTAAAAAACTTACTGATGGTCTATCTGCTATGGCTAAAATGAGAAAAGTAACTGTTGTTCAAGGTGTTGCTAAATTTGTAGATGAGCATACTGTTATTGTAAATCATACAGATAAAGAGGGTGAACAAACTAAAGTTTCATTTGATAATTGTATTATTGCAGCTGGTTCTCAGTCTTCTAAAATGGGATTCATTCCTCATGAAGATCCAAGAATTTGGGATTCTACAAATGCACTTGAAGTAAAAGAAGTTCCAAAAAGACTACTTGTAATGGGTGGTGGAATTATTGGTCTTGAAATGGCTACAGTTTATCAAAGACTAGGGTCTGAGATTGATGTAGTAGTACGTGGTCCTCAAGTTATGACAGGTACAGATAAAGATATCGTTAAGGTATATACAAAAGCAAATGAGAAGAAGTTTAACTTTATGTTTAAAACTCAAACTCAAGCTATTATTCCTAAGCAAGAGGGTATTTATGTAGAGTTTAAAGGTGACAATGCACCTGCTGAACCTCAAACTTATGATGCAGTATTAGTTGCTATGGGTAGAACTCCAAATGGATTAAACATAGGATTAGAAAATACTGGTGTTGAAGTTGATGATAAAGGGTTTATCTCTGTAGATAATCAAATGAGAACAAAAGTTCCTCATATCTTTGCTATTGGTGATATTATTGGTCAACCAATGCTTGCTCATAAAGCAGTACATGAAGGTCATGTTGCAGCAGAAGTTATTGCAGGTCACAAAGTATTCTTTGAACCTAAACAAATTCCTGGTATTGCATATACATTCCCAGAAATTGCAACTGCTGGTATGAGTGAAATTGAAGCAAAAGAAGCTGGAATCAACTATGAAGTTGCATCATTCCCTTGGTCTGCTTCAGGACGTGCCTTAGCTTCAGATGTATCTGAAACTGGTATGACAAAACTAATCTTTGATAAAGATACTCACCAGTTAATCGGTGGTTCTTTAGTTGGTGAAAACGCAGGTGAATTACTTGGTGAAATTTCATTAGCACTTGAAATGGATTGTGATGCTGAAGATATTGGATTAACAATTCATGCACATCCTACTTTACACGAATCAGTTGGTATGTGTGCAGAAATCTTCCACGGAAGTATTACTGACTTACCAAACAAAAAAGCTGTAAAGAAAAAATAG
- a CDS encoding transporter substrate-binding domain-containing protein: MIKISKYLITFLLFLTILNASEINLTLKEKEFLKNNSPIRLHNELNWPPFNFFENGKPRGFSIDYMNLLAKKLDVEVEYITGPSWDEFMQMLKKDELDAIINISKNKKRSQYIAFTSVFHTAANAIYVKEGNEYIDSLEKLKGKTIIMPKGFFAQKAIEKYYPQIKQILVKDSLEALELLSLGKADATIGKKNVLDYVITTNNISGVTPTSFVDDNRMVSLISIGTSKDKTILRDILKKAQKSVSDEEILELKRKWFGTNNKKIKRKEVSFLSKEELEYLKNRKVIRMCNTSDLKPISFEEDGKIKGISIDILKKIEKLLNIKFIPIPTASWEQTKEFLKIKQCDVIPTVTNDEDIKNFASTTDTYLNYKLAIITQKNESVVSSLEEVLDKPMAVKYDSFLIRKLKSSKPNLNIVITRTHREALEKVSKGDAYFAIQPLPIASYYMSKYALKNLYISRYTNMTYSVSMAVNEKNYILLNILDKALGKISEDEHREIFNKWTAVSIKKGFDYKEIWQIIIIIILIFAVFIYRQTILNKHNRKLQEANNQIEEKTIELAKQKLLFETLYNKSSDSVLIIKDKVIVDCNESTKNVLGLNKQELINKALHNIAPEYQPDNTSSERLFDNKLEKVLIFGVSSFEAVLYNHYKKQLWVEIVLTSIEIENRRVIHTVIRDISNRKILEKRLEELNANLEERIKKEIRKNENSTKQLIQQSRLAQMGEMISMIAHQWRQPLAAISATTNNLLIKLMFEEKVNKEDFKEELVLITEYSKHLSSTIDDFRNFFKTDKGKEEFDLEDIIKRSISITKTSIESKNIKLEINLEKDLKLFSYATEIQQVILNIIKNAEDILTEKDIPNKKICITTYKRSEQSVIIKIQDNGGGIDESLIEKIFDPYFSTKSDKDGTGLGLYMSRIIINDHCKGNLKVINENDGATFLIDLPI, from the coding sequence ATGATTAAAATAAGTAAATATCTTATAACTTTTTTATTATTTCTAACTATTTTAAATGCAAGTGAAATAAATCTTACTTTAAAAGAAAAAGAGTTTTTAAAGAACAACTCTCCAATAAGACTACATAATGAACTAAATTGGCCACCTTTTAACTTTTTTGAAAATGGTAAACCTAGAGGTTTTTCTATTGATTATATGAATCTTCTAGCAAAAAAACTTGATGTTGAAGTTGAATATATAACAGGTCCTTCTTGGGATGAATTTATGCAAATGTTAAAAAAAGATGAACTAGATGCAATAATAAATATCTCAAAAAATAAAAAACGTTCTCAGTATATAGCTTTTACTTCTGTTTTCCATACTGCTGCAAATGCAATTTATGTTAAAGAAGGAAATGAATACATTGATAGTCTAGAAAAACTAAAAGGTAAAACAATAATTATGCCTAAAGGTTTTTTTGCTCAAAAAGCAATAGAAAAATATTATCCACAAATCAAACAAATTTTAGTAAAAGACTCCCTAGAAGCATTAGAACTTTTATCTTTAGGAAAAGCTGATGCAACTATTGGTAAAAAAAATGTACTTGACTATGTGATTACTACAAATAACATATCAGGAGTTACTCCTACAAGTTTTGTTGATGATAATAGAATGGTTAGCTTAATTTCAATTGGTACATCAAAAGATAAAACAATATTAAGAGATATATTAAAAAAAGCACAAAAAAGTGTAAGTGATGAAGAAATTCTAGAATTAAAAAGAAAATGGTTTGGAACAAATAATAAAAAGATAAAAAGAAAAGAGGTTTCTTTTTTATCTAAAGAAGAGTTAGAATATTTAAAAAATAGAAAAGTTATCAGAATGTGTAATACTTCTGACTTAAAGCCTATTTCATTTGAAGAAGATGGAAAAATAAAAGGTATTTCTATTGATATTTTAAAAAAAATTGAAAAACTTTTAAATATAAAGTTTATTCCTATTCCAACTGCTTCATGGGAGCAAACAAAAGAGTTTCTTAAAATCAAACAATGTGATGTTATACCAACAGTTACAAACGATGAAGACATAAAAAACTTTGCTTCTACTACAGATACTTACTTAAATTATAAACTTGCAATTATTACGCAAAAAAATGAATCAGTAGTTTCTAGTTTAGAAGAAGTGCTAGATAAACCAATGGCTGTAAAATATGACTCCTTTTTAATAAGAAAATTAAAAAGTTCAAAACCAAATTTAAATATTGTTATTACAAGAACCCATAGAGAAGCTTTAGAAAAAGTTAGTAAAGGTGATGCATACTTTGCAATACAACCTTTACCAATAGCTTCATACTATATGTCAAAATATGCTCTAAAAAATCTATATATTTCAAGATACACAAATATGACTTACTCTGTAAGTATGGCTGTAAATGAAAAAAACTATATTTTATTAAATATTTTAGATAAAGCTCTTGGAAAAATATCTGAAGATGAACATCGAGAAATCTTCAATAAGTGGACTGCTGTATCTATAAAAAAAGGTTTCGATTATAAAGAGATTTGGCAAATAATTATCATAATAATTTTGATTTTTGCAGTATTTATCTATAGACAAACTATTTTAAATAAACACAATAGAAAACTTCAAGAAGCAAATAATCAAATTGAAGAAAAGACTATAGAATTAGCTAAGCAAAAGCTACTTTTTGAGACACTGTACAATAAATCATCGGATAGTGTTTTAATTATAAAAGATAAAGTTATAGTAGATTGTAATGAATCAACAAAGAATGTTTTAGGCTTAAACAAACAAGAGTTAATAAATAAAGCTTTACATAATATTGCACCAGAATATCAACCTGATAATACTTCATCAGAAAGACTTTTTGATAATAAGTTAGAAAAAGTTTTAATCTTTGGGGTTAGTAGTTTTGAAGCAGTACTTTATAACCATTATAAAAAGCAACTATGGGTTGAAATAGTTTTAACATCTATCGAAATTGAAAATAGAAGGGTTATTCATACTGTTATTAGAGATATTTCAAATAGAAAGATTCTTGAAAAAAGGCTTGAAGAGTTAAATGCTAATTTAGAAGAAAGAATTAAAAAAGAGATTAGAAAAAATGAAAATAGTACAAAACAATTAATTCAACAAAGTAGATTAGCTCAAATGGGAGAAATGATTTCAATGATTGCACACCAATGGAGGCAACCTCTTGCAGCAATTTCTGCTACTACTAATAACCTACTTATAAAACTAATGTTTGAAGAGAAAGTAAATAAAGAAGACTTTAAAGAAGAACTAGTTTTAATAACAGAGTATTCAAAACATCTTTCTTCTACTATTGATGATTTTAGAAACTTTTTCAAAACAGACAAAGGAAAAGAGGAGTTTGATTTAGAAGATATTATCAAAAGATCAATAAGTATTACTAAAACATCAATTGAATCAAAAAATATAAAATTAGAAATAAATCTAGAAAAAGATTTAAAACTATTCTCTTATGCAACAGAGATACAACAAGTTATTTTAAACATCATTAAAAATGCAGAAGATATTCTTACAGAAAAAGATATTCCAAATAAAAAGATTTGTATTACCACATATAAAAGAAGTGAACAAAGTGTTATTATCAAAATTCAAGATAATGGTGGAGGAATAGATGAATCTTTAATAGAAAAAATCTTCGATCCATATTTTTCTACTAAAAGTGATAAAGATGGTACAGGACTAGGTTTATATATGAGTAGAATCATTATAAATGACCATTGCAAAGGTAATTTAAAAGTTATAAATGAAAATGATGGCGCAACATTCTTAATTGATTTACCTATCTAA